CTGCTATTATGTTGCCGCTGCCGTGCAGCCCACAGGCAAGCGAGGTTGCGCCGAACGACCCGGTGTTCCGTTCCCCTTTTGCCTTGAAGCTCCATGTCGACGATCCGCGTTATTACGAGCAGAAGTTCGATCATGTGCCCTATGTGGCGTCTGGCGATGTGTATCTTTTCGCTGGGGAAGCCTTCGGCGTCAATGTCACCACCGCCGGTGATCGATTGACTGGGATCACCTACCAGAGTGACCCCGCAAAGGCGGACGTGGAGTTTAAGTTCACTCAAGAGAAGGCACCGAGAGGCTTCATGATGCTTTTAGTGACCCGCAACAAGCTCAAGAAGAAGCTCTTTTTCGATGCAATGATGACCGTCCCCGGAAAGACGGGAATCTTTAACACCAGCGTGCTTCCGATCGACCCCGGTCTCAGCAACTTCGAATCGTGGCCGCATCCGATCGTTCAGCTGGCTCTTAGGAACTTCCGCTTCTCCGAGACCCATTCACAATAGATCAATCTGACTAGAGGTCGGGTGCGGGTGCCTGATCGATGGCTCGCACCTGGCCATGGGTGGGTCCACCACAGATCTCACTGCACCACCAGCGTCAACGTCACAGACCGCGTCAACCCCGCGCTCGTCCCCGACACCACAATCGAATACGTCCCGCTCGGCGTCACCGGCGACCCTCCACCACCGCCCCCACCACCCGGCGGCGGAATCAACCTCCCCGACCCACACCCAGCCAGCACGATCAGCCCCACGAACAGCAACAATCCCCGGAAACGAAGCCGCCGAAACGGCAACACCACCGGCAGAACCATCACCCACCACACTCCCGATCTCGAAGACCACGCACTCGAAGCCACCGTCACCCCCGTATCCACCGTCACCGAGATCGTCGTCGACCCTCCCAGCCCCGCGCTCCCCGGCGTCACCACGCACGTCGCATTTGCTGGCGCTCCCGTGCATGCCAGCGTCGCCGTCCCCGGAATCCCCGCCGCCGAGCTCAGCAGCAGCGGAAACACCGCCGCACCGCCACTGCTCACCGTCACGCTCGTAGCCCCATTCACCGCCAGCGAAAAATCCACGCCCATCCCCGCCAGCGGCACCACCGGAGCCGGTCCCGGCGCATTCGTCATCGCCGAAACCGTCCCCGTCCGCGCTCCTCCTACCGTTGGCGCAAAGACCACCTGGAACGCGCACGACCCTCCCGGAGCCACCGTGGCCGTACAAGCATTCTTAGCTGCCGGAACGTTGAAATCCCCCGTCACCACGATCCCCGCTACCACCAGCGGCGAGCCACCGTTATTTGCCAGCGTCATCGCCTGTGGCGCGGACACCGTAGTCACCCCGGTCGCCCCGAACGTCAGCCCAGCCAGCGGCGACAGCGTCACCCCCGGCGGAGCCACACCCGTCCCGTTCAACGCCACCGTCTGCGTCCTGAACTCGTCGGACACGGTCAGCGTCCCACTCCCCGGCCCTACACTCTTCGGCACCGACACTACCGAGATCGCACAGCTCGCATGTCCAATCAGCGAGCTCCCACATGCACTCGAAGCCGCAAAGTCCCCGCTCGTCACCAGCGCCGAGATCAGCGTCAGCGCGTTGTCCCCCGTGTTCGTCAACGTCACAACCTGCGCCGCGCTCGTCGTATTCAACTGCTGCGGCGCAAACGTCAGCGCCAGCGGACTCAGCCCATCCGTCGCCGCGCTCGCTCCCACGCCGGTCAGCGCCGCCGTCTGCGTCCCCACCGAATCCGTCACGGTCAGCACACCCGTCCGCTTCCCAGAGACCGTCGGCGTAAACACAATCCCCACCGTACACCCGGTCTGCGACGCCAGCGAACTCTCACAGGTATTCGTGCTCACCGTAAAGTCCCCGCTGATCGAGACACCTTGAAGCGTCGCCGCAACTCCGCCCGTATTCGAGATAGTCACATTCTGCGCCATGCTCGCAGAACCCAGCGTCACCGTCCCGAAGTTCGTACTCGCCGGATTGAGCACGATCGCCGCCGGCGTAGCTCCCGTCCCTTGAAGTATCGCCGTAGCCACCTGCCCGGCCGCCACTCCCGTCACCGTCAGCACGCCCTGTCGCACCCCCGCGGCCGTCGGATCAAACACCACTGTCACGCTGCAACTCGCGCTCCCGCTCAGCACCTTCCCTGCGCACCCATCCGTCTCGACAAAGTCCCCCGTGATCGCCACCTTCCCCACTGCGATCTGCCCCACACCGGAGTTCGTAATCATCACCGTCTGCGCCGCCGAACTCCCTCCAATCACCGTCGCCGGAAACGTCAGCATCCCCGGCGTCAGCGCCACCGTCGGCGGTTCATATCCCGTCCCGCTTAACGCCACCGTCTGCGAACGAAACTGGTCCGACACCGTCAGCGTCGCCATCACCGACCCATTGACCATCGGCGTCAACGTCACCTGAATCGCGCAGCTCGAGTGCCCCGCCAGCATCGGCCCGCACTGGTTCACCGCCGTAAAGTTGGAATTCGAAACCGTCGTAGCGATCAGTGTCAGCGCCTCATCGCCGGAGTTCGTCAGCGTCACCGCCTGCGCCGCGCTTGCCGTCCCCACCGTCTGCGTCCCAAAGCTGAGCGCCAGCGGCGACAGCGTATCCGTCGCCGGCGAAGCTCCCGTCCCCGTCAAACTCGCCGTCTGCACCCCCACCGAATCCGTCACCGAGAGCGTCCCCGTCCTTGTCCCAGAGGCCTTCGGCGTAAACACCACCGACACCGTACATCCCGCCTGCGGCCCCAATGTCTGAGCACACGTATTCGCGGTCGTAATGAAGTCGCCCGTGACCGAGACCGACGTCAAAGCCGCGCTCACCCCGCCGGTATTCGAGATCGTCACGTTCTGCGCCGCACTCGTCTGCCCCAGCGTCACCGCCCCAAAACTCAGCCCCGCAGGCGTCAGCACGATCTTTGCCGGTTCCGCTCCCGTCCCCGTAAGCCCGACCGTGGACGTCGCAGGGTTTGGCGGCTGCCCCGTCACGTTCCCCGTCCCGCTCACCGTCAAGGCCCCCTGCAACGCTCCCGCCGAGAGCGGCGAAAACCTCACCTGCACGGAGCAAGTCGCCGCCCCGCTCAACGCCGCACCGATGCAGTTGTCCGTCTCCGCAAACGTCCCCGGCGTAGTCGTCACCGACCCAACCACCAGCGTCCCGCCACCCGCATTCGACACCGTCACCGTCTGCAGGGAGCTCTGCCCAATCACGGTCACCGGAAACGCCACCGGCCCCGTTGGCAGCCCCACACCCGGCGGCGCAAACGCGCTCCCCAAGAGCGCAATCGTCTGCGATCGCAGCGCATCGGACACCACCAGCGTCCCAGTCGCCGCCCCTGCAGCCGTGGGCGAAAACACCACCGCAATCATGCACGAGCTCTGAGCACTCAAACTCGTCCCGCAGTTGTTCGTCACCGAAAACGGCCCGCTCGTCACCTTCGCCGCGACCAGCGTCAACGGCTCATCGCCGGCGTTCGCCAGCGTCACACTCTGCGCCGCGCTTGAAGTCCCTACAAGCTGAGGCACAAAGCTCAGCGACTGAGCCGACAGCGAATCCGTAGCTGGAGTCACCCCAATCCCGGTCAACGCAGCCTGCTGATCCCCTACCGAATCCAGCACATTCAGCACCCCACCGCGTGCGCCTCGTCCCGTCGGCGCAAAGACAATCGACACTGTGCATCCCACCCCCGGCGCCAGCGCCGCCCCGCATGTATTCGCCGTCAGTTGATAGTCTCCCGACACCATAGGCACCTGCAGCGTCGCCGCAACTCCTCCCGTATTCGCGATCGACACGCTCTGCGCCGAACTCGTCTTCCCCACCTCCAGCGTCCCAAAGTCCACGCTCCCCGGCGTCAGCGTAATCGCCGCCGGGGAGACAGCCGTCCCGGTCAAGATAGCCTTCGCCTGCTGCCCCGGTTGCGTACCCGTCACCGTGATCAAGCCCGTCCGCGTCCCCGGCGCACTCGGCGCGAACGTGACCAGGATTCCGCAGCTGTAAGGTCCTGTAACCGACTGGTTGATACAACTGTTGGTCTCGGTAAAGTCCCCGGTAATCGAAACCGATGCCACCGTAAGCTGCCCCGCTCCAGCATTGGTGACGAGGATCTGCTGAGGATCTGTCCGCGCACCGACAATCGTCAGAGGAAACGTCAGCGACCCCGGTGTCAGCGCCACCGTAGGCACCGCCACCGCCGTCCCCGTCAACGCCACACTCTCCTGGCCAAACTCGTCGGTCACCACCAGCGTCCCCGTCCGCATCCCCACCGCCGCAGGCGCAAACGCCACCTGCATAGTACAAGCCGCATGTCCGCTCAGAGTCGCGCCGCAGCTGTTCACTACCTGAAAATCGCCCGCCCCTATAGCCACCGAAATCCCGGTAAGCGCCGTGTCCCCCGCGTTCGTCAAAAACACCGTCTGATAGGCACTCGTAGTCCCCACCATCTGCGCCCCGAACGTCAGCGACGTGGGCGACAACGTGTCCGTCGCCTTCGAAGCCGCAACCCCGGTCAGCGACGCAAGCTGCGTCCCCGCGGAGTCCACCACCGACAGCGTCCCATTCCGAATCCCAGCCACCGTCGGCGCGAAGGTCATCCCAATCGTGCAGCTGGCCCCCGCAGCCAGCGACGCCCCGCAGTGATTCGTCGCCATCTGAAAGTCTCCCGCGACTGTCTCCCCGTAGAGCGCCACTGCCACACCACCTGTATTCGCGATCACGATGTTCTGCGAAGCCGATGTTCCACCCACCGTCACCGTCCCAAAACTCACCGAGGGCGGAGTCAGCACCACCGCTCCCGCAGCCGCTCCCGTCCCGGTCAGCGCCGCCGTCGCCTGCCCTCCCGCCACGTTCGCCGAGATCGTCAGCACCCCCGTCGCCGCACCCACCGCCGTAGGCGAAAACACCACCTGCACCGCGCAACTCCCTCCAGCCGCAATCGATGACCCCACACAATCATCCGTCTCCGGAAAATCCCCCGTCGCTGTAACTCCAGACACCACCAGCGCCGCACTTCCACCATTCGTCACTGTGATCGTCTGCGCCCCGCTTGCCGACCCCACCGCCTGCGTCCCAAAGGCCAGAGCTGCCGGCGTCAGCGTGATCGCCGCATTGGTCCCCGGCCCCGCCGTCAGCAGCGGAATCTGCCATATCCCTCTGCCATAAGTCGCCGCCCGCAACTCCCCAACCGTTCCACCCCCGGCAGGTGTCGTCGCCGAGGCCACCAGCTGCACCACCGGAGCGTTCGGCAGCCCGCTCCCATAGACGCTCCAGCAGCTCGCGCTCGTGCAACTCGTAACCTGGTTCGTTACAAATACGCCCGTGTCCATCGCCACATAAACCGTATTCGCATCGTTCGGATCGACCACGATGCTGTTCGCCGGAGCGTCCGGCAGATTGCTCCCGATGTTCGTCCAGTGCGCTCCGCCATCGGTCGAGCGATACGCATGCGCCGCCGTCACCCCGTTCCCGGTAAACCCCATCACCGTCGCATACACCGTCATCCCGGTCGCATCATGCGGATCGACCGCGACCGAGGAGATATCGAACCCCGCCGCATTGAACACACCGCCACCCACCCCATCGTTCGTCACCGGCGATCCCGCAAGATCGGTCCAGGCCGTCACCGAACTCGCCGCATTTGCATCCGTCGTAGCAAACACATGCCCACCCACGCTCCCACCGCCGTCGAGAACCCCCGCCATCCCCGCATACAGCACCGTAGATCCGCTCCCCGCCGCCGTCGTCGCCGTCGCCGCAGGTCCTCCCGCAGCCAGCGACCGCACAAAGTTGTTCGTCCCGTCACACGCTTGGTTCTGCGGCCCGCCAAACTCGCTGCTCAACACATTCGTCGCCGGCCAAGCCGTGCTCTGCGTCGCCGGGCCGCGCCACACCCGGCACGTCCCAATCAGCACATTCGAGCTCAGCGCGGGGTCCAGCAGCCACGGCGGGTCGATCAGCGAAGCATCCTGCGTAACCTGCGGCGCTCCAATTGTCGGCTGTGTGTCGAACTCCGTCGGCCCACACGCGCTGCCCTGGCTGCAATATGTGATGCTCACTCCCGGCGCCGTCGACGCGTACCACTTCGCCGGACTCACCGGATCGATCGCCGAGTACCCTCCCTCGCCATCCGCCAGTTGCCCCCACGCCGAAAGATCTGACGCCGTCGAAGTCGCAGCCGTCCCGTTCGCTCCCAGCCCTACCAGCAGCATGTCGGCATTCGTCGGGTGCTGCGAGAACTGCACCACCTCCGCCAGCGACCCCAACCCCCCATTCAGATTGTCGAAGTGCGTCGCATCATCTGCCGCGCACGGACTCCCCTGCTGCGCCACGCCATCCAGCGACCGCCACAGCCCGCCATCATTGCCCACAAACACCAGTGGCAGCGCTCCTCCTGCAAGCCCCGCAAGCGCATGCTGCCCCGGCGCCACCATCGCCGGAGCCGCGCATCCATCCTCCACATTCGTCGTATTGCGGAACACACACCCGCCAGCGCCCGTCGCCGCTGTCGTCAAGCTGCATCGATAAAGATCAAGCGTCCCCGCAAACAACAGCGTGCTGCTCCCCGAAGCCATCGCCGCCAGCGTCAGGTTGTAATCTCCTTGAAAGATCTGTCCGCCGATCGCCCCGCCCGTCTCCAGCGGCCCCGAGTTCAGCTTCGTCGCAAACGCAATCTCACTCGTCGAGCAGACTCCGCCCATCGCCGCGCAACTGTCCCGCCATATCCCCTGGTCCCCGTAGTTCGCATCCACGGTAAACGCAAATGTGTCGCCACTCTCCGGCTCGACCGCCAGCGCCCCGCGAAAGATCGGGCAGGTCGCGCTTCCGACAGACCCCGGATTCGCCGGACACGCGGCCACCGTCAATCCCGCACCCGGCTGAGCGGCCAGCCGCGTCCACGTCGCACCATCCGCCGACTCGTAGTACCCATGGAACCGCACCGCCGCGTAAAACCGCTGCCGCAAAGGGTTCCACACCACCGCCGTCGCCGCATTCCCACCCACGTTCTCCCCGTTCGGCAGCGGCTGCTGCACCGTCTGCATGCCGTCCAGAATCGTTGCCATCTGCCAGCTCACGCCCGCGTCGGTGGAGAAATACAGCCCGCGAACGCTATACTCCGTCTCCGCCGCGTTCACAAACTTACCCTCAGCCGCATCCCCTACAGCCGCCACCATCACTGTCGGTGAAGCCGCCAGCCCGGCAAATCCCAGCCCCACAAAGCTATGGATACCGCTCGTCGCCCCCTGCGCAGTGTCTGCCTGTTGCACCAGCGTCCACGTCGCCCCGCCGTCATTGCTCCGCAGGAGACCGCTCCCGTAGTACGAATCCAGCGCGTCGTTCGTGTCCCCCGTCCCCGCCAGAATGACCCCGTTTCCCACGCTCAGCGCCCCGATACTCAACGACGCAATCGTCGCGCTGCCGCTATTCAGCGAGAACACCGGCAGCGTGTCCGTCAGCGGAACAAACTTCACCGCAGACGCCGCTCCCGCCGCATTGGTCGACTTCCAAACCCCGCCGCCCGTCGTCCCCACATAGACCGTATTGCCGCTAGCGTCCGCCGGATCGATCGCAATCGCCGTCACCCGCCCGGTAACCTTGCCGTAAGCCAGACTAGCCACCTGCATCGGCCCCACCGGCTGCCACGCCGTCGTCAGCGGCGTCACCCGCGGCTCCGCCAGCATCGCCGCCTGCTGCCGCCGCGCCAGCTCCATCCCCGCCGCACCACTCTCCCGGCCAGCAAGGAACCGCCGCGCCCTCAGCCCGTGCTCAAGTCGTCCATGTTGGGTGCCCCATCCATGCGGCTTTATCGCATGGGTGGGTTCCTGCCCCAACCCCAACCCAGAAACGAGCACGACAAATCCCACCGTTCCGCACCACAAACTGGCGCGGCGATGCATTCTTCGACATCTGGGAAGAGTAGGAAGGCCCATGCTCCTGCTCCGGACCGCCTGCGGCATCTTCGACGATGCTGCAAGCTGGTTCGCAGTCAGTCAACGCAGAACCTGGAAAAGTAAGAGAGGAGTTAGTTCACAAATTTCAAAACGGGAATGGCAGAAGACCAGCAAATCATCGCGGATCTAAAGTCCGCTTCCTGCTCTCGCAACCCACGAACGACCGGGTGCCATATCTGACAGCTTCATCGCCAGATGTGGGACGGAAAAAGTTCAACCAGTCAAAGCTCTAGCAACGCACGATCTTCGCCGACTGGATCGCCCGCGTTGCGTTCCTAGAATCTACCACCAGCCGCGCTTCGGTTACGATCTTTTCGTACTCATAGCTCGAGTGGTCGGTAGCGATCAAAACGCAATCAAAATCCCCCAACTGCTCCAACGGAGTCGAAGCCAGATTCAGGTCATACTTCCGCCCACGCCCCACCGTCGGGAAGAAGGGATCGTTATAAGCCACCGTCGCTCCCGCCTTCTGCAGCAGCTCGATAATCGTCAGCGCAGGCGACTCCCGCAGATCATCGACGTCCTTCTTGTACGCCACGCCAAGCACCAGCACCCGCGCATTCCGCAGGTTGACACCATTTCGTTCCATCGCCCGCGCCGCCGTCTCCACCACGTGCAGCGGCATCGACTCGTTCACCTCGCCGGCAAGCTCGATGAACCGAGTCTGCAGCCCATACTGCTCCGCCTTCCAGGTGAGATAGAACGGATCGACCGGAATACAGTGCCCGCCCACGCCCGGCCCCGGATAAAACGCCTGGAACCCGAACGGCTTCGTAGCCGCCGCGTTGATCACCTCCCACACGTCGATCCCCATCTTCTCGCAGAGCTGCTTCATCTCGTTCACCAACGCGATATTCACGCACCGGTAGATGTTCTCGAGCAGCTTCGTCATCTCCGCCGCCGCCGGCGAAGACATCAGCACCGTCCGATTGAACACCGTCCCATACAGGGCCTCGGCAGCCTTCGCCGCCCGCTCATCCACTCCACCAATCACCTTCGGAATGTCTCGCCGCGGCGTCACAATATTGCCCGGATCTTCCCGCTCCGGCGAGAACGCCACCATCACCCCATCAAGATCGTCCTGCCCCTTGCGCAACACCGCCAACCCACGCCCCGCCCCATAACGGTTGATCGTCTCCACCACGATCTCTTCCGTCGTCCCCGGATACGTTGTGCTCTCGAGCACCACCAACTGCCCCGCGCGCAGATGCGGGGCAATCGCCTCCATCGTCGACACCACATAGCTCATATCCGGCGTGTGGTCGTCGTGCAGCGGAGTCGGCACGCAGATCAACACCGCATCCATCCCCGCAATCTGCGAGAAATCCGAAGTCGCCGAGAACCCTGCCTTCTGCGCCCCTTGAATATGCTCCGGCTCAATCCGGTGGATGTACGATCCACCCACATTCAGTCGCTCCACCTTCGCGTCGTCGATGTCGAACCCGGTAACGCGGAACCTCTCCTCGCTGAACAACAGCGTCAGCGGCAGTCCAACGTATCCCAGCCCAACAATGCCAACTCGTGCCGTCCGGTTCTCGATGTGCTGCAGCCAATCGGACAGAGAGGCAGAAGCGGTCTTGGTAGCGGTCCTGGGGGGGGCCTGATCTAGAGTTTGTGTCGTCAAGTTGTTATGAGCCTTACTGCCCGAGCGTGTCCTGATACCACGCGACCGTTCGGCGCAGACCTTCCTCGAAGCCGACCAGGGGCTTGTAGCCAAACGCTTCCTGGGCGGCAGAAATATCGGCCAGCGAGTCGCGAACGTCGCCCGCGCGCACTTCCGTATACATTGGAAGGCCTTCGAAGCCTAAAAGTTGCGCAAGAATTCGATACGTTTCATTCAACGTATGTCGTTCACCGCACGCGACATTGAACACTTTTCCCGCAACCTGGTCCGCCGGAGCAGCAGCCGCTAACAGATTCGCGCTCACCGCGTTGTCGATGTACGTGAAATCCCGCCCCTGCTCCCCGTCGCCGAAGATCACCGGCGTCTCTCCCCGCATCATCTGCAGGATGAACTTCGCCATCACCCCTGAGTAAGGAGAATCCGGAACCTGCCGAGGCCCAAAGATATTGAAGTACCGCAGGCACACCGTCTCCAGCCCATAAACCTGCCAGTACGACTGCATATACAGCTCGCCCGCCAGCTTCTGCACCGGATACGGAGCAATCGGCATCGGCTTCATCCCCTCATGCCGCGGAAATCCCGGCTGGTTCCCATACGCCGACGAAGAAGCCGCGTACACCACCCGCTTCACCCCGTTCGCCCGCGCCCCTTCGAGCACATTGAACGTCCCGTCCAGATTCGACTCATGGCTGGTTCGCGGGTCCTTCACGCTGCGCGGCACCGAAGGAAGCGCCCCCTGGTGCAGGATGTAGTCCACACCTTCGCACGCCCGGTTCACCGCGTCCGCATCCCGCAGGTCGCCTTCGTGAAACTCGATGCGGTTCAAGATCCGCGACAGATTCTGCCGCCGCCCGGTCACAAAATTGTCGAACGCCCGAACCTTGTCCCCACGAGAGACGAGCGTATGCGTCAGATGAGAGCCAATAAATCCGGCAGCGCCGGTAATCAAATAGGTAGCCAAGTCCTAAGTTTACCGTACCCAGGACGCCGAACCATACGGCACACCGCTCTCTGAAGTCGCAGCATGCTAACTCTCACTCATCGTCTGCATGCGATAGTCGCCGCCATCCTGGCCTCGAACCGAGGCAACGAATCGCTCAATGCCAATCCGCTGCAGGAGCCGGACAGCAGCGAGCAAAGCCGGATTCGTCTGAGTGTATTC
This Granulicella aggregans DNA region includes the following protein-coding sequences:
- a CDS encoding nucleotide sugar dehydrogenase, giving the protein MTTQTLDQAPPRTATKTASASLSDWLQHIENRTARVGIVGLGYVGLPLTLLFSEERFRVTGFDIDDAKVERLNVGGSYIHRIEPEHIQGAQKAGFSATSDFSQIAGMDAVLICVPTPLHDDHTPDMSYVVSTMEAIAPHLRAGQLVVLESTTYPGTTEEIVVETINRYGAGRGLAVLRKGQDDLDGVMVAFSPEREDPGNIVTPRRDIPKVIGGVDERAAKAAEALYGTVFNRTVLMSSPAAAEMTKLLENIYRCVNIALVNEMKQLCEKMGIDVWEVINAAATKPFGFQAFYPGPGVGGHCIPVDPFYLTWKAEQYGLQTRFIELAGEVNESMPLHVVETAARAMERNGVNLRNARVLVLGVAYKKDVDDLRESPALTIIELLQKAGATVAYNDPFFPTVGRGRKYDLNLASTPLEQLGDFDCVLIATDHSSYEYEKIVTEARLVVDSRNATRAIQSAKIVRC
- a CDS encoding SDR family oxidoreductase — encoded protein: MATYLITGAAGFIGSHLTHTLVSRGDKVRAFDNFVTGRRQNLSRILNRIEFHEGDLRDADAVNRACEGVDYILHQGALPSVPRSVKDPRTSHESNLDGTFNVLEGARANGVKRVVYAASSSAYGNQPGFPRHEGMKPMPIAPYPVQKLAGELYMQSYWQVYGLETVCLRYFNIFGPRQVPDSPYSGVMAKFILQMMRGETPVIFGDGEQGRDFTYIDNAVSANLLAAAAPADQVAGKVFNVACGERHTLNETYRILAQLLGFEGLPMYTEVRAGDVRDSLADISAAQEAFGYKPLVGFEEGLRRTVAWYQDTLGQ
- a CDS encoding choice-of-anchor D domain-containing protein; this translates as MLVSGLGLGQEPTHAIKPHGWGTQHGRLEHGLRARRFLAGRESGAAGMELARRQQAAMLAEPRVTPLTTAWQPVGPMQVASLAYGKVTGRVTAIAIDPADASGNTVYVGTTGGGVWKSTNAAGAASAVKFVPLTDTLPVFSLNSGSATIASLSIGALSVGNGVILAGTGDTNDALDSYYGSGLLRSNDGGATWTLVQQADTAQGATSGIHSFVGLGFAGLAASPTVMVAAVGDAAEGKFVNAAETEYSVRGLYFSTDAGVSWQMATILDGMQTVQQPLPNGENVGGNAATAVVWNPLRQRFYAAVRFHGYYESADGATWTRLAAQPGAGLTVAACPANPGSVGSATCPIFRGALAVEPESGDTFAFTVDANYGDQGIWRDSCAAMGGVCSTSEIAFATKLNSGPLETGGAIGGQIFQGDYNLTLAAMASGSSTLLFAGTLDLYRCSLTTAATGAGGCVFRNTTNVEDGCAAPAMVAPGQHALAGLAGGALPLVFVGNDGGLWRSLDGVAQQGSPCAADDATHFDNLNGGLGSLAEVVQFSQHPTNADMLLVGLGANGTAATSTASDLSAWGQLADGEGGYSAIDPVSPAKWYASTAPGVSITYCSQGSACGPTEFDTQPTIGAPQVTQDASLIDPPWLLDPALSSNVLIGTCRVWRGPATQSTAWPATNVLSSEFGGPQNQACDGTNNFVRSLAAGGPAATATTAAGSGSTVLYAGMAGVLDGGGSVGGHVFATTDANAASSVTAWTDLAGSPVTNDGVGGGVFNAAGFDISSVAVDPHDATGMTVYATVMGFTGNGVTAAHAYRSTDGGAHWTNIGSNLPDAPANSIVVDPNDANTVYVAMDTGVFVTNQVTSCTSASCWSVYGSGLPNAPVVQLVASATTPAGGGTVGELRAATYGRGIWQIPLLTAGPGTNAAITLTPAALAFGTQAVGSASGAQTITVTNGGSAALVVSGVTATGDFPETDDCVGSSIAAGGSCAVQVVFSPTAVGAATGVLTISANVAGGQATAALTGTGAAAGAVVLTPPSVSFGTVTVGGTSASQNIVIANTGGVAVALYGETVAGDFQMATNHCGASLAAGASCTIGMTFAPTVAGIRNGTLSVVDSAGTQLASLTGVAASKATDTLSPTSLTFGAQMVGTTSAYQTVFLTNAGDTALTGISVAIGAGDFQVVNSCGATLSGHAACTMQVAFAPAAVGMRTGTLVVTDEFGQESVALTGTAVAVPTVALTPGSLTFPLTIVGARTDPQQILVTNAGAGQLTVASVSITGDFTETNSCINQSVTGPYSCGILVTFAPSAPGTRTGLITVTGTQPGQQAKAILTGTAVSPAAITLTPGSVDFGTLEVGKTSSAQSVSIANTGGVAATLQVPMVSGDYQLTANTCGAALAPGVGCTVSIVFAPTGRGARGGVLNVLDSVGDQQAALTGIGVTPATDSLSAQSLSFVPQLVGTSSAAQSVTLANAGDEPLTLVAAKVTSGPFSVTNNCGTSLSAQSSCMIAVVFSPTAAGAATGTLVVSDALRSQTIALLGSAFAPPGVGLPTGPVAFPVTVIGQSSLQTVTVSNAGGGTLVVGSVTTTPGTFAETDNCIGAALSGAATCSVQVRFSPLSAGALQGALTVSGTGNVTGQPPNPATSTVGLTGTGAEPAKIVLTPAGLSFGAVTLGQTSAAQNVTISNTGGVSAALTSVSVTGDFITTANTCAQTLGPQAGCTVSVVFTPKASGTRTGTLSVTDSVGVQTASLTGTGASPATDTLSPLALSFGTQTVGTASAAQAVTLTNSGDEALTLIATTVSNSNFTAVNQCGPMLAGHSSCAIQVTLTPMVNGSVMATLTVSDQFRSQTVALSGTGYEPPTVALTPGMLTFPATVIGGSSAAQTVMITNSGVGQIAVGKVAITGDFVETDGCAGKVLSGSASCSVTVVFDPTAAGVRQGVLTVTGVAAGQVATAILQGTGATPAAIVLNPASTNFGTVTLGSASMAQNVTISNTGGVAATLQGVSISGDFTVSTNTCESSLASQTGCTVGIVFTPTVSGKRTGVLTVTDSVGTQTAALTGVGASAATDGLSPLALTFAPQQLNTTSAAQVVTLTNTGDNALTLISALVTSGDFAASSACGSSLIGHASCAISVVSVPKSVGPGSGTLTVSDEFRTQTVALNGTGVAPPGVTLSPLAGLTFGATGVTTVSAPQAMTLANNGGSPLVVAGIVVTGDFNVPAAKNACTATVAPGGSCAFQVVFAPTVGGARTGTVSAMTNAPGPAPVVPLAGMGVDFSLAVNGATSVTVSSGGAAVFPLLLSSAAGIPGTATLACTGAPANATCVVTPGSAGLGGSTTISVTVDTGVTVASSAWSSRSGVWWVMVLPVVLPFRRLRFRGLLLFVGLIVLAGCGSGRLIPPPGGGGGGGGSPVTPSGTYSIVVSGTSAGLTRSVTLTLVVQ